One stretch of Zhihengliuella flava DNA includes these proteins:
- a CDS encoding globin domain-containing protein codes for MLSAKSRPVIEATLPVVGEHLEEITRTFYADLFAAHPELLDGLFSRSNQRNGAQQQALAGSIAAFATHLLAHPDSLPEAVLSRIAHKHASLGITEDQYEVVYHYLFGAIARVLGDAVTEEVADAWTEVYWLMADALIKIERGLTAQQANTQPWSPWILTARRPAGTRAVTLHFTPGDSTPPSAALPGQYVSLRVQLPGDLRQVRQYTLSDAVTEPNERRITVKLDDAGEVSGVLHHHLAIGDVVELSNPYGDLTLDPDQTSPLILATAGIGCTPAAAALSALAAIGSERRVIVLHSESHRHHWALEEQMRAHVDALPHAELRLWLGDTTGSPDASASPMRFDDLDLPVDAQAYLCGPLPFMRAARSQLVDAGVAAHRISYEVFGPDLWLTN; via the coding sequence ATGCTTTCGGCAAAGTCCCGCCCGGTGATCGAAGCCACGCTGCCCGTCGTCGGGGAGCACCTCGAGGAGATCACGCGGACGTTCTACGCAGACCTCTTCGCGGCCCACCCGGAATTACTCGACGGCCTGTTTAGCCGCTCCAACCAGCGCAACGGGGCGCAGCAGCAAGCCCTCGCCGGATCGATCGCCGCATTCGCCACGCACCTGCTCGCCCATCCCGACAGTCTTCCGGAAGCCGTGCTCTCCCGCATTGCCCACAAGCACGCTTCCCTCGGCATCACGGAAGACCAGTATGAGGTGGTCTACCACTACCTCTTCGGGGCCATCGCACGGGTGCTCGGAGACGCCGTCACGGAGGAGGTCGCCGATGCCTGGACCGAGGTGTATTGGCTCATGGCCGATGCACTCATCAAAATCGAACGCGGCCTGACCGCACAGCAAGCCAATACTCAGCCGTGGTCACCTTGGATCCTGACCGCTAGGCGCCCCGCGGGGACTCGCGCCGTGACACTCCACTTCACTCCCGGGGACAGCACGCCACCGAGCGCGGCACTGCCGGGTCAGTACGTCTCGCTGCGCGTGCAGTTACCCGGGGACCTCCGCCAAGTGCGGCAGTACACCCTCTCTGATGCCGTCACCGAACCCAACGAACGCCGCATCACGGTCAAGCTCGACGACGCTGGCGAGGTCTCCGGCGTCCTCCACCATCACCTTGCCATCGGCGACGTCGTCGAACTGTCGAATCCGTACGGCGACCTCACACTGGACCCGGACCAGACATCGCCGCTCATATTGGCGACGGCCGGTATTGGCTGCACGCCAGCCGCGGCCGCGCTGAGCGCTCTGGCCGCGATCGGCAGCGAGCGCCGCGTCATCGTCCTCCACTCCGAGTCCCATCGGCATCATTGGGCGCTCGAGGAGCAAATGCGGGCGCACGTTGACGCGCTGCCGCACGCCGAGCTGCGCCTGTGGCTCGGAGACACAACCGGCTCGCCCGACGCCTCCGCCTCGCCCATGCGGTTCGATGACCTTGACCTGCCCGTCGACGCTCAGGCCTACCTGTGCGGTCCGCTTCCGTTCATGCGCGCGGCCCGCTCCCAACTGGTGGACGCTGGTGTTGCGGCACACCGCATCAGCTACGAGGTCTTCGGCCCAGACCTCTGGTTGACCAACTAG
- a CDS encoding RrF2 family transcriptional regulator — protein sequence MKLNAFGDVCLRTLMLLGSRPAEQRTSREIAEAIGVPYHHVTKAVLELRRRGAVDVARGRAGGATISPRGLQLSVGELLRSLDEQLDVVDCTTGDTPCPLLAGCRLRVALRRAREAFYAELDPLTVHDLSATTPAQAVNLLPPQAPTDSAR from the coding sequence ATGAAACTCAACGCCTTCGGCGACGTGTGCTTACGCACCCTCATGCTGCTTGGTTCCCGGCCGGCTGAGCAGCGAACTAGTCGCGAAATTGCCGAGGCGATCGGCGTGCCCTATCACCACGTCACGAAGGCCGTCCTTGAACTTCGCCGCCGCGGAGCCGTCGACGTGGCCCGCGGACGTGCCGGTGGCGCGACCATCTCCCCGCGAGGTCTCCAGCTGAGCGTCGGCGAGCTGTTGCGCAGCCTCGATGAGCAGCTCGACGTCGTCGATTGCACCACAGGCGACACCCCGTGCCCTCTCTTGGCCGGGTGCCGGCTTCGCGTGGCCCTCCGACGGGCCCGCGAGGCGTTCTATGCTGAGCTAGACCCGCTCACGGTGCACGACCTGTCGGCGACCACCCCGGCACAAGCCGTGAACCTCTTGCCGCCCCAGGCCCCCACCGATAGCGCGCGCTAG
- a CDS encoding phosphomannomutase/phosphoglucomutase, with amino-acid sequence MKTIGNLSEAFKAYDVRGLVGEQLTAETSEAVGAAFVETLGLAGQTVLVGHDMRESSPEFAAAFARGAADRGGRVELLGLISTDELYFACGVRNAAGVVFTASHNPAEYNGMKMARAGAVPISADTGLFEIRDLALQYLESSLPEPVDGGGVTEVDVLAEYAAYLRSLVDLSAIRPLKVVVDAGNGMGGMTTPAVLGQTVLPALPLTIEPLYFELDGTFPNHPANPLEPENLRDLQAAVVRHGADVGLAFDGDADRCFVIDERGEPVTPSAITALVARREIARAKAAGESEPVIIHNLITSRAVPELVTAEGGRPVVTRVGHSFIKAVMAAEGGVFGGEHSAHYYFRDFFNADTGMLAAMHVLAALGEQDQALSELAEEFAPYVASGEINSQVQDKAAATQAVVDLFTADGAQHGDVRIDTMDGTTISAIDGSWWFNLRPSNTEPFLRYNGEASDRDTMEEIKDLVLNTVRSES; translated from the coding sequence GTGAAAACTATCGGGAATCTGAGTGAAGCGTTCAAGGCCTACGACGTGCGTGGCCTAGTCGGCGAGCAACTGACGGCTGAGACGTCTGAGGCGGTCGGGGCCGCGTTCGTCGAGACGCTCGGCCTCGCCGGGCAGACCGTGCTGGTGGGTCATGACATGCGAGAGTCCTCGCCAGAATTCGCGGCGGCCTTCGCTCGCGGCGCGGCTGACCGCGGTGGGCGGGTCGAGCTACTGGGCCTCATTTCCACGGATGAGCTCTACTTCGCCTGCGGTGTCCGTAACGCTGCGGGGGTGGTCTTCACCGCGAGCCATAACCCAGCCGAGTACAACGGGATGAAAATGGCCCGGGCAGGCGCCGTGCCGATCTCTGCCGACACGGGGTTGTTCGAGATCCGCGATCTCGCGCTGCAGTACCTGGAGTCCTCCCTGCCGGAACCGGTCGACGGCGGAGGCGTGACCGAGGTCGACGTCTTGGCGGAATATGCGGCCTACCTGCGCTCACTCGTGGACCTGTCCGCGATTCGCCCGCTCAAGGTCGTCGTCGACGCCGGCAACGGTATGGGCGGAATGACCACGCCGGCTGTTCTGGGCCAGACGGTCCTGCCCGCGCTGCCGTTAACCATTGAGCCGCTGTACTTCGAACTAGACGGCACGTTCCCGAATCACCCGGCGAACCCGCTCGAGCCCGAGAACCTGCGGGACCTGCAGGCCGCCGTCGTCCGGCACGGGGCCGATGTGGGGCTGGCGTTCGACGGCGACGCGGACCGGTGCTTCGTCATCGACGAACGGGGCGAACCCGTCACCCCCTCGGCCATCACCGCACTCGTGGCCCGGCGCGAGATCGCCCGTGCGAAGGCTGCCGGCGAGTCCGAACCGGTCATCATTCACAACCTCATCACCTCCCGCGCGGTCCCGGAGCTCGTCACAGCCGAGGGCGGGCGCCCGGTAGTGACCCGTGTGGGGCACTCCTTCATCAAGGCCGTCATGGCCGCTGAAGGTGGCGTGTTCGGTGGCGAACACTCCGCGCACTACTACTTCCGTGACTTCTTCAACGCAGACACCGGAATGCTCGCCGCGATGCACGTCCTCGCGGCCCTTGGGGAGCAGGACCAGGCGCTGTCCGAGCTCGCCGAGGAGTTCGCCCCGTACGTCGCCTCGGGCGAGATCAATTCCCAGGTGCAGGACAAGGCTGCGGCCACGCAGGCCGTCGTCGACCTCTTCACAGCCGACGGGGCACAGCACGGCGACGTGAGAATCGACACCATGGACGGGACCACGATCAGTGCAATCGACGGCTCTTGGTGGTTCAACCTGCGCCCGTCCAACACCGAGCCCTTCCTGCGCTATAACGGCGAAGCCAGTGACCGTGACACGATGGAAGAGATCAAAGACCTCGTGCTCAACACCGTCAGGAGCGAATCATGA
- a CDS encoding RecQ family ATP-dependent DNA helicase → MEAQQMTHGVGSALHGQALDVLRRLVGNPEAQFHDGQYEAIEALVAGGRRALVVQRTGWGKSAVYFVASLLLRSVGAGPTLIVSPLLALMRDQVAAAERAGVRAAAINSANATEWAQIRSQLERDELDVLLVSPERLNNPRFRAEQLPDLVRRMGLLVIDEAHCISDWGHDFRPDYRRIKDLITSLPVSVPVLATTATANERVVHDVEEQLAAGGSSVYTLRGPLARESLRLGVLRLASPQAQLAWLLTHVHQLPGSGIIYALTVSAAEDIARALREAGHNVRAYTGRTDAAERGDAEQALKDNRVKALVATSALGMGFDKPDLGFVLHVGAPSSPVAYYQQVGRAGRGTDNADVLLLPGTEDRAIWQYFATASMPDKERAQAVLAALAENSTLSSPQLEASVNLRRSPLELLLKVLAVDGAVERVQGGWSATGQPWEYDEERYRRVAAARVAEQNAMLDYENTGGCRMEFLAAALDDPAAAPCGKCDRCAGPWYPTGYDDAAQDGARAALGRVGVDLEPRAMWPSGMDRLGVPVKGKIAAQDQFSSGRALARLTDLGWGGPLRRLFESAEPDAPISEDMLGACVKVLADWGWDERPVAVISLPSRQRPQLVRSLAEGLARVGRLPYAGELAYAFDGPRHGPGGSSAFRLADVWEQFEVPDHVRSQLQSAHGPVLLVDDLAESRWTITEAARTVRAAGAEGVLPFVLALKG, encoded by the coding sequence ATGGAAGCACAGCAGATGACCCACGGCGTCGGCTCGGCCCTGCATGGACAAGCGTTGGACGTCCTGCGCCGATTGGTGGGTAACCCGGAGGCGCAGTTCCACGATGGGCAGTACGAGGCCATTGAGGCGCTCGTTGCCGGAGGCCGGAGGGCATTAGTGGTGCAGCGGACGGGCTGGGGCAAGTCGGCCGTGTACTTCGTGGCGAGTCTGCTGCTGCGTTCGGTCGGTGCTGGCCCCACGCTCATCGTCTCGCCCCTCCTGGCGCTGATGCGTGATCAGGTGGCCGCGGCCGAACGCGCCGGCGTGCGAGCCGCCGCCATTAATTCGGCCAATGCCACCGAGTGGGCGCAGATCCGGTCACAGTTGGAGCGGGACGAGCTTGACGTGCTGCTGGTCTCTCCAGAACGTCTCAATAACCCGCGCTTCCGCGCCGAGCAATTGCCGGACCTCGTCCGGCGTATGGGGTTGCTCGTGATCGACGAAGCGCACTGCATTTCCGACTGGGGGCACGATTTCCGGCCGGACTACCGGCGGATCAAAGACCTCATCACCTCCTTGCCTGTCAGCGTGCCGGTGCTCGCCACGACGGCCACGGCGAACGAGCGCGTCGTTCATGATGTCGAGGAACAGCTCGCGGCCGGCGGCAGCTCTGTATACACCCTGCGCGGACCATTGGCTCGCGAATCACTGCGCTTGGGCGTCCTGCGTTTGGCCAGCCCGCAAGCGCAGTTGGCCTGGCTGCTCACGCACGTGCACCAGTTGCCTGGCAGCGGCATCATCTACGCCCTCACCGTTTCGGCCGCGGAGGACATCGCCCGAGCTCTGCGGGAGGCCGGTCACAACGTCCGGGCCTATACCGGGCGTACCGACGCCGCAGAACGAGGCGACGCGGAGCAGGCGCTGAAGGACAACCGGGTCAAGGCGCTTGTGGCCACCAGCGCGCTGGGCATGGGTTTCGACAAGCCGGACCTCGGCTTCGTCCTCCACGTCGGCGCGCCGAGTTCGCCGGTCGCTTACTACCAGCAGGTGGGCCGCGCGGGCCGTGGCACGGACAACGCCGATGTGCTGCTCCTGCCCGGAACGGAGGACCGCGCCATTTGGCAGTACTTTGCCACGGCATCCATGCCGGACAAGGAGCGCGCTCAGGCCGTCCTCGCGGCGCTCGCCGAGAACTCCACCCTGTCCTCGCCACAGCTGGAGGCCTCCGTCAATCTCCGGCGGAGTCCGCTGGAGCTCTTGCTGAAGGTCTTGGCTGTGGACGGTGCGGTCGAGCGCGTTCAGGGCGGTTGGTCGGCCACGGGTCAGCCGTGGGAATACGACGAGGAACGGTACCGGCGCGTCGCCGCCGCGCGCGTCGCCGAGCAAAACGCCATGCTGGACTATGAAAACACCGGCGGCTGCCGGATGGAGTTCCTTGCTGCTGCTCTCGACGACCCCGCTGCCGCCCCCTGCGGAAAGTGTGATCGTTGCGCGGGCCCTTGGTACCCCACGGGGTACGACGACGCCGCTCAAGACGGCGCGCGGGCGGCGCTCGGGCGGGTGGGGGTGGACCTGGAGCCGCGGGCCATGTGGCCCTCCGGCATGGATCGGTTGGGAGTGCCGGTCAAAGGCAAGATCGCCGCACAGGACCAGTTTTCGTCGGGGCGCGCGCTCGCTCGGCTGACCGATCTGGGCTGGGGCGGGCCCCTGCGCCGCCTGTTTGAGTCCGCCGAGCCGGACGCTCCCATCAGCGAGGACATGTTGGGTGCCTGCGTTAAGGTCCTCGCTGACTGGGGGTGGGACGAACGCCCCGTGGCGGTGATCAGTCTTCCCTCTCGGCAGCGCCCGCAGTTGGTGCGCTCCCTCGCTGAGGGCCTGGCACGGGTTGGCCGGCTGCCGTACGCCGGAGAGTTGGCGTACGCGTTTGACGGCCCGCGGCATGGCCCGGGCGGGTCCAGCGCCTTCCGACTCGCCGACGTGTGGGAGCAATTCGAGGTACCAGACCACGTGCGCTCCCAGCTGCAGTCCGCTCACGGTCCGGTGCTGTTAGTGGACGATTTGGCAGAGAGCCGGTGGACCATCACGGAGGCGGCGCGCACGGTGCGGGCAGCGGGGGCGGAGGGTGTTCTTCCCTTCGTCTTGGCACTCAAGGGGTAG
- a CDS encoding prolyl oligopeptidase family serine peptidase, which yields MTQSNPDQYEWLREIHGQDALEWVRARNAETEDWLVTDDYRALQQSLLEALQAPDRIPEVIKRGGHYYNFWRDAEHPKGLWRRTTWEAYLQDEPDWDILLDVDALAAAEGIDWVYAGVILLRPAEGDPYRRALVRLSPDGGDAVAVREYDVVTRAFVPSSEGGFNLPVAKTRVSWAGPDALYVATDFGPAADGTPSVTKSSYARTVRRVERGSTLAEAPEVFAVDQNHVLTAVHHDSTPGFERDIAVDAIDFHHWRTHVRAGDRWQPVAVPTDVSVAFHREWILFAPRTDAQIGDTEVPAGGLALAPAEAFLAGDAEVTVAFAPTANTALESYTFTRSALLITVLRDVASAVLVARPEDGWTTREVLSPASLESISVAAVDDEDPVAGEDLWLSTSGFLTPPTLQRARLDGDRLTEIVTAKRAPERFDPAGLRVEQHFARSADGTRVPYFQVGPSELTLDGANPTLMNGYGGFQVSLTPSYSPAVGRAWLTRTNDAGRTGVYVIANIRGGGEYGPAWHRAALRENRHRAYEDFAAIAADLAERGVCDREHLAATGRSNGGLLMGNMITGYGHLFGAISCGVPLLDMRHYTRLSAGHSWIAEYGDPDVPEDWAFVRGFSPQHRIAELDDDAVIPASLIWTATSDDRVGPVQARTMYAALTDRGFENVWYHEDLVGGHAGASDHEQAARMLTTSYAFLWRRVSGA from the coding sequence ATGACTCAATCGAACCCCGACCAGTACGAATGGCTCCGTGAGATTCACGGGCAGGACGCGTTGGAGTGGGTGCGCGCCCGGAACGCGGAGACCGAGGACTGGCTCGTCACCGACGACTACCGCGCCTTGCAGCAGAGCCTCCTCGAGGCCCTGCAGGCACCGGACCGCATCCCAGAGGTCATCAAGCGGGGCGGCCACTACTACAACTTCTGGCGCGATGCCGAGCACCCCAAGGGCCTCTGGCGGCGCACCACGTGGGAGGCCTACCTGCAGGACGAACCCGATTGGGACATCCTGTTGGACGTCGATGCCCTCGCCGCCGCAGAGGGCATCGATTGGGTGTATGCGGGCGTGATTCTGTTGCGCCCCGCCGAGGGCGATCCCTACCGGCGTGCTCTGGTACGCCTCTCCCCCGACGGCGGCGACGCCGTCGCTGTCCGGGAGTACGACGTCGTCACGCGCGCGTTCGTCCCGAGCTCCGAGGGCGGGTTTAATCTCCCGGTGGCCAAGACGCGGGTCAGCTGGGCTGGCCCGGACGCGCTCTACGTGGCCACCGATTTTGGCCCGGCCGCGGACGGCACCCCGAGCGTGACAAAGTCCTCTTACGCGCGCACCGTGCGCCGCGTGGAACGCGGCTCCACCCTGGCCGAGGCCCCGGAGGTGTTCGCGGTGGACCAGAACCATGTTCTCACCGCCGTCCACCACGACTCGACGCCCGGGTTCGAGCGGGACATCGCCGTGGATGCCATCGATTTTCATCACTGGCGGACGCATGTGAGGGCCGGGGACCGGTGGCAGCCCGTGGCGGTACCGACCGACGTCTCCGTGGCGTTTCATCGCGAATGGATTCTCTTTGCCCCGCGCACGGACGCCCAGATTGGCGATACCGAGGTGCCCGCCGGCGGCCTCGCACTGGCCCCGGCAGAGGCGTTCCTGGCCGGCGACGCCGAGGTCACCGTGGCCTTCGCCCCCACCGCAAACACGGCCTTGGAGAGCTACACCTTCACGCGCAGCGCTCTGCTCATCACCGTGCTGCGGGACGTGGCGTCCGCCGTCCTCGTGGCCCGCCCGGAGGATGGGTGGACAACCCGCGAGGTTCTCTCCCCTGCCAGCCTCGAATCGATCTCCGTGGCCGCGGTGGATGACGAAGACCCCGTGGCGGGTGAGGATCTGTGGCTCAGTACCTCCGGGTTCCTCACCCCGCCGACGCTGCAACGCGCCCGCCTCGACGGCGATCGCCTCACCGAGATCGTGACCGCCAAGCGGGCGCCCGAGCGGTTCGACCCCGCGGGGCTCCGAGTGGAACAGCACTTTGCCCGCAGCGCCGACGGCACCCGGGTTCCGTACTTCCAGGTGGGCCCCTCTGAGCTGACCCTCGATGGAGCCAACCCCACCCTCATGAACGGATACGGCGGCTTTCAGGTGTCCCTCACGCCGTCGTACTCGCCGGCTGTGGGCCGCGCGTGGCTGACCCGGACCAACGACGCCGGCCGTACGGGTGTCTACGTCATCGCCAACATTCGCGGCGGGGGCGAGTACGGTCCCGCATGGCACCGAGCTGCGCTGCGGGAAAATCGTCACCGTGCCTACGAGGACTTCGCGGCGATCGCCGCCGACTTGGCGGAGCGCGGGGTCTGCGATCGCGAGCACCTCGCCGCGACGGGCCGCAGCAACGGCGGGCTGCTCATGGGAAACATGATCACCGGCTACGGCCACCTCTTCGGAGCCATCTCCTGTGGCGTGCCCCTGCTCGACATGCGTCACTACACCCGCCTCTCCGCCGGGCATTCGTGGATCGCTGAATACGGCGATCCGGACGTCCCTGAGGACTGGGCGTTCGTGCGCGGGTTTTCCCCGCAGCACAGGATCGCTGAGCTGGACGACGACGCCGTGATCCCGGCCAGCCTGATCTGGACGGCCACCAGCGATGACCGGGTGGGGCCGGTGCAAGCACGGACCATGTACGCCGCACTCACGGACCGCGGATTCGAGAACGTGTGGTACCACGAGGACTTGGTCGGTGGACACGCTGGAGCGTCAGACCACGAGCAGGCGGCACGGATGCTGACCACCAGCTACGCGTTCCTCTGGCGGAGGGTGAGCGGCGCCTGA